The proteins below are encoded in one region of Verrucomicrobiota bacterium:
- a CDS encoding fibronectin type III domain-containing protein, protein MLRKELLALIRQVGVYLQAKSGGDRTILESTGYDLAKDRVPYPNPPAAPQSLKIVAGTLPGTVVASAKSPRGARMFELEYCLGDASVPANWKLGGQHSFCHKIKLAGLERGKDYSFRIRAFGTLL, encoded by the coding sequence TTGCTGCGCAAGGAACTCTTGGCCCTCATCCGTCAAGTTGGCGTGTACTTGCAGGCCAAGTCCGGCGGCGACCGTACCATCCTGGAAAGCACCGGTTATGATCTGGCCAAAGACCGCGTACCGTATCCCAACCCGCCCGCCGCGCCGCAGAGTTTAAAGATCGTCGCCGGCACGTTGCCCGGCACGGTGGTTGCCAGCGCCAAAAGCCCGCGCGGAGCGCGCATGTTCGAGTTGGAATATTGCCTGGGCGATGCGTCCGTGCCCGCCAATTGGAAGCTCGGCGGGCAGCACAGCTTCTGCCACAAAATTAAGCTTGCCGGCCTGGAGCGCGGCAAGGATTACTCGTTCCGCATCCGCGCCTTTGGCACACTTCTTTGA
- a CDS encoding GYF domain-containing protein, whose product MYKIIGADKQEYGPVTADLINQWITQGRADGNTIAKAEGTEDWQPLAAFPEFSAALATKTSPTQRPPAVLSPPAGAQFVDVEAMAQQINARIGQLQVFDCLSRGMDLVFKNFWLSVGVCFVGTLIINVPVAGTVLFGTVHAGFFYLFLKLLRGEKAEFGDGFAGFSFVFVPSLLAGILTMVLVSLGLLFCIIPGIFLIVVWMFTWPLIMDKRLDAWQAMEVSRKICTPQFWPLLGLLIMNVLVYCLGILACCVGTLVAYPIMIAATAIAYESVVNPQS is encoded by the coding sequence ATGTATAAAATCATCGGGGCCGATAAACAGGAATACGGACCGGTCACTGCGGACTTGATCAACCAGTGGATCACCCAGGGGCGGGCCGATGGGAATACGATTGCCAAGGCCGAAGGGACTGAAGATTGGCAGCCACTCGCCGCCTTTCCGGAATTTTCCGCCGCCTTGGCCACCAAGACCTCGCCCACGCAACGTCCGCCAGCAGTGTTATCGCCGCCCGCCGGTGCGCAGTTCGTTGACGTCGAGGCCATGGCGCAACAGATCAATGCACGGATCGGCCAATTGCAGGTTTTTGATTGCCTGAGCCGTGGGATGGATCTGGTCTTCAAGAATTTCTGGCTTTCGGTAGGGGTGTGCTTTGTCGGGACCCTCATCATTAATGTGCCCGTGGCGGGCACCGTATTATTCGGCACGGTCCACGCCGGTTTTTTCTATCTCTTCCTGAAGTTGTTGCGCGGCGAGAAAGCGGAGTTTGGCGATGGTTTTGCCGGATTTTCCTTCGTGTTTGTGCCCAGCCTGTTGGCGGGCATATTAACGATGGTACTGGTCAGTCTGGGGTTGTTGTTTTGCATCATTCCCGGAATTTTTCTGATCGTGGTCTGGATGTTCACATGGCCGTTGATCATGGATAAACGACTGGATGCTTGGCAGGCGATGGAGGTGAGCCGCAAGATTTGCACGCCGCAGTTCTGGCCCCTGCTGGGTTTGCTGATCATGAACGTATTGGTGTATTGTTTGGGTATCCTGGCCTGCTGTGTGGGTACGCTGGTGGCGTATCCCATTATGATTGCAGCAACTGCGATTGCTTATGAATCAGTGGTTAACCCGCAATCCTGA